The genomic interval AGCGATAGTAATTGCTGCTGCAAACAAAGTGCAGGTAGCCGGACAAAATTATGAGGAGTTTGAAATGAACTGGATTGGCGATTTTAATCCGAAAATGATGCACGTAGCTGAATCGGTAGGAGGGAAGATTTACAAAACCCATATTACTTACCGCAAACTTTTCGATGAAACCAAACCTTTCAAACGGGCACCTATTATTGAGTAAGTCTGGAACCAAGATTTTTAGAATTTGAAGATTAGCAGGATTAAAATGCGGAAGACGAATAAAGCTGCTAATTTCCTAATCCATAAATCTTAACTCCAGACTATCAATCCTGAAAATCCTATAATCCCATGAATCCAGGTTCCAGACAATAAATTCAAATTACAGACATGCATTCCATATTTCTACAACCACCCACTTTAGAAAACAAACGTGTTTTATTAAAACCTTTATCAGAAGAAGATTTTGAAGGGTTGATTGCTGTAGGGTTAGCCCCCTCTTTATGGGCAGTTTCTTACAACAAAATTGCTACTAAAGAAGATTTACAGCAATATCTGAGAACAGCCATTCAACAACGGGAAACTGGGCAAGCAGTTCCTTTTACTATTATTGATAAGCAAACCAACAAAATTGCAGGCTCTACCAGATACGGAAACATCTCTTTCGATCACAAACGCCTCGAAATCGGATGGACCTGGGTAGGCGTTGAATTTCAGAAAACTGGCTTAAACCGGGCCTGTAAACATGAATTGTTACAGTATGCTTTTGAGACTCTTCTTATGCAAAGGGTCGAACTCAAAACAGATGCATTAAATACACAATCCAGGGAAGCGATGCGGAAAATGGGCGCAACAGAAGAAGGTACTTTACGCAGACATATGATTACAGAAGGAGGACGAAGCCGGGATAGCGTATATTTTAGTATTATTGCAGACGAATGGCCAAAAATCAGGCAGGAAAAATTTGGTCAGTATATCTTATAATTTTAGTTTGAAATATAAGCCTTTCGCTTGCAACTAAATATATAGTAATGTCTGCCAACTTATAAATCTTACAATCTTTTAATATTCTAATTCTCTAATCCTTAAATCCCTTCTCATGAGTTTAGTCGTAGTCGGTTCGGTCGCTTTTGATGCCATAGAAACTCCTTTTGGCAAAACAGATAAAATCATCGGCGGTGCCGCCACTTTTATTACGCTGGCCGCTTCATATTTTACAAAAAAAATTAATCTGGTAGCTGTGGTTGGCGGCGATTTTTTGAAGTCAGATATTCAGATGTTGCAGGAACATGGTGTTAACACAGCCGGCTTACAAATCAAAGAAGATGAAAAGTCATTTTTCTGGTCGGGCAAGTACCATAACGATATGAATTCCAGAGATACACTGGTAACAGAACTGAATGTGCTGGGTACTTTTGATCCTGTTATTCCGGAAGAATACCAGAACTGCGAATACTTGATGCTTGGGAACCTGGCTCCATCTGTACAAAAAACGGTAATTCAGCGCCTGCGCAAACGTCCGAAATTGATTGTAATGGATACCATGAATTTCTGGATGAATATTGCCCTATCTGACCTCATGGAAACGCTTACAATGGTAGATGTGCTTTCTATCAATGATGAAGAAGCCAGGCAGTTAGCCGGAGAATATTCCTTAGTAAAAGCTGCCAGAAAAATTCTGACTATGGGTCCTAAAATCCTCATTATTAAAAAAGGAGAGCATGGAGCCCTGTTATTCCGTGAGAACCAGGTGTTTTTTGCACCAGCCTTACCTCTGGAAGATGTATTCGACCCAACCGGTGCAGGAGATACATTTGCCGGTGGTTTTATTGGGTACTTAGCTAGTACCAGGGATATTTCTTTTGATAATATGAAACGGGCGATCATCTACGGATCGGCGATGGCTTCATTCTGCGTAGAAAAATTTGGAACCGAACGGTTACAGCATCTATCCAAAGCAGAACTCGAAAGCCGGGTGCAGGAATTTGTAGAGCTGGTACAATTTGAGATCGCTCTGGCATAAAAACCTTTATACAATAGTTGCCTTTTTATTACAAGTGTAGCAAACAGTAGGTATCTTACTGACTTACTGTTTGCTACACTTTAGAGATATATATAATTTTAACACAATCAAATTTTAAACTTATTCTGAAGGTAAGCAGGCTTTTTATAGCAGCGGTGTACCGACAGGAATAATAAATCTGCAAGTGTTAAACAGGAATATCTCAACCCTATGTATCAGAAAATCTACAGTGCCTTCCTTATTTTTTTATGTAGCTTTTTTTTATCCATTCAGCTATCTGCACAGAGTAAAACAGCAATTGCCAAAATCGATAAAGCTGACAAATTTTTCCTTATCAATGATTTTGCCAGTGCCTTATCGCTTTATTTAGACCTGGATAAGACAGAGCCTAAAGATGCCCTCACTAATTACCGGATAGGTATTTGTTATTTTAACTTGTCGCAGAAAGAGAAAGCATTGCCCTATTTCGAGTATGCGCTTTCACACAAAAGCGAAAATGTACCGGATAAAGTATACCAGTATGCCGGGCAATTATATCATTTGTCTTACCGCTTCGATGAAGCTATCAAAAACTTTACAGCGTATAAGAAGTCATTAGAAAAAACAAAAGCTAAAACCACCGAAGCAGACCGCCAGATAGAAATCAGCCGCAATGCAGGGTTGTTGTTAAAAGATACACTGAATGTTTTCATTCAGAATGTAGGTTCACCTATTAATACTGCTTTTACTGAATACGGTCCGGTTATTTCTGCCGATGAAAGTACGCTGATTTATACTACGCTAAAGCCAAATGCGGCCATTAAGAAAACAGGCAGTTCTGCAAATACTGAATACGAAGATATTTCTATTGCTTATAGAAAAGATATTGGCGTGTACTCAACACCGGTAAGTATCGGCCTGAATACGAAAACAAATATTGGTTCGGTAGGCTTATCTCCCGATGGCCAGCATCTGCTTATTTACATGGGCGGTCAAACCAACAATGGAGATATTTATAGCTGTTCACTCCAGGGCGACAAATGGGCCAATCCAGTAAAATTGTCTTCCAAAATCAATTCGGCTTTCCAGGAAAGCAGTGCCAGTCTTACTCCTGACCAGAAAACACTCTACTTTGCCAGCAACCGGCCGGGTGGACTGGGTGGTTCTGATATTTATGTCGTACATAAAACCAGCACTGGCGAGTGGAGCGATCCTACGAATATGGGGGCTGCTGTAAATACTCCCTACGATGAAGATTCTCCTTTTATTCATCCGGATGGCAAAACCCTGTATTTTAGTTCTATGGGACATAATACAATGGGGGGTAGCGATATATTTAAATCTACACTTAATGGTAAAAACTGGTCTGTTCCAGCTAATATGGGTTTCCCGATTAATACCGTTTATGATGACAATTACTTTGTATTGTCGGCTGATGGTAAAAAAGGCTATTATTCTTCTAACCGTCCGGGCGGTGCAGGAGGAGGAGATATCTATTTCCTGGGTATTCCAGAAGAGCAAGGCGTAATTCCGCTTACAATGATGAAAGGCCGTATTATTACCGGAAATAAACAGGTGCCTACGAAAATCAAAGTGATTGATAAAGAAAATAGTGAGGTGATTAATAACGTATATGATCCCAATATTAAAACAGGCAATTACCTGATTATTTTTCCTCCCGGCAAAAGCTATGATATGATTATAGAGGCGGAAGGATATATGCCCTATCTGGTGAATATTTGTGTGCCGAATCAGAACTATTTTTATGAACTGTATCAGGAAATTCATTTGAAATCCATTGTGCAGGCTGGCAAACATATTGGCCAGGAGATCTCAGTAAAAAATGTGTTTTATGACATCGAAAAAGATTCTACTCTGTTTGATCCTTCTAAGTTCGGTTCCAATAACTTAGATCTTTATGACCTGATGGACAACGTGATTGCTGCCTCTGATACGACTGCGCTAAATTATCTTCTGAATATGATGTATAATGAAAAATCGGTGGATTTAAGCAGTGTGTCTTCTGAGCCCTTAACCGGAACCTATTACTACGATGATGCCCAGGGGAAATTACAGCCGGTAGTTATCAATGGCGACACCATTTACACATTGCCTGCTTTTAAAGTGGTTGGCGACCAGATAACAAAAGCAGAGCCGGTAGTAAGAGAAGCGAAGGAGCAGATTACCAAAGAAACTGTAATTGAGCCGAATAAAACGTATATTATTTATTTCGATACCGATAAAACAGATCTAAAAACAGATGCAATGCCAGAGCTGGAAAAAGTGTACACTTATTTGAAAAAGAACAATTCGTATGGAATAAAAATAGCAGGTTTTGCAGATGCAGATGGCAGCGATGAACGTAATAAACTCATTTCGGATAACCGGGCTAAAGCAGTAGCTAAATATTTGTCTACCAAGGGGATTACTACAACCAGAATTACAGCAAAAGGCTATGGCCAAGTTCCCGAAGCTAAGAAGAACGAACAGGAGCAAGACAAGAAACTACACCGCAAAGCTGAGATTATGATGGTTGAACTCAATAAGTAAAAAAAGGCTTTCCCTAATATAAACAGCGATGGATCTTAACTCCATCGCTGTTTATATTTTGTGCCTTCACATGTTTCCCTCCGTCAATACCGGTTGTAATACTTTCCAGACATTCTCTGCCACAATTTTATGTCCTTCAGGTGTAGGATGAATCCCATCCGGAAGATTTAATGAAGGGATACCGCCTACATTCTCCAGCAGAAAGGGAATTAGAGCAGTATTGTTTTTTTCTGCCAGTTCTGAAAATATTCCCCGGAATTTAGCTGTGTAATCTGGGCCCATATTCGGTGGAATCTGCATACCCGCAAGTACGATTCTGGTTTCCGGATTTTTAGCCTTTACGGTATCGATAATGGCTTGTAAATTTTGCCTTGTTGATTGCACATCTATGCCCCGTAAGCCATCATTACCTCCTAGTTCCAGTATAAATACATCTACTTTCTCCCGCAATACCCAGCTGATACGGCTTTTGCCGCCAGCTGTAGTTTCTCCGCTCAATCCAGAATTAATCACTTTGTAAGGCAAGTTCAGTGAATCTAATTTTGCCTGAATAAGTGCCGGAAATGCCTGGGAGGGATCTAATCCATAGCCGGCTGTAAGACTGTTACCAAAGAACAGAATTGTTTTCGGGCTTTGTTGTGTATTATTCTCAGCTGTTGAAGCTTGCTTTTGAGTTTGTTCTTTCCCTTCCTGTTTATTCTCATTTTCTGCATTCTGCTGACAACCCATACAGGCTATGCTAAGCATTGATATATAGCAGAATAGTTTTATTAATTTATGCATACAATAAATACCTGTTTAAATGCGACTACAATATTAAGTGATCTAAAAATCTATTACAGTTTTTATTCTGGTTATAACAACTTTTCTTGTACTGGAGTTATTGATAAGAATAAAAATTTTATCAGTCAATAAAATTTCATGCTTTGATCAGGGTTTTACCGATTGTAAAATAACTCATTTCTTTAATCGTAAAAGCCTAGGAAGTTTTATCCATCCATGTGAAGGCAAAGCCACTTATCACTAATTAGAAGCAGAAATTTAGCTTTACAGGATTTTATACGTAAATTAAACTTTAAAATAATAATAGCTATTGAGGCTACTTCATAAATTTCGTTACTCATTTTAAATTACTCATATATTTCATGTCGAGCATCCTTCGCGTACAGAACCTGACTAAATCTTATCAGAGCGGCAACCGTACCCTTACAGTTTTAGACAACGTTTCTTTCGATTTACAAGCTGGTGATACCTTTTCTATTGTTGGTCCTTCGGGAAGTGGTAAAACGACACTTCTGGGTTTATGCGCCGGCCTTGACCGGGCTTCTTCCGGAAGTGTATACCTGAATAATGTGCAGTTAGATAATTTAACAGAAGACCAGCGGGCACAAGTACGGAATCAGTACGTAGGTTTTATTTTTCAGAATTTCCAGCTGATGCCTACACTTACTGCGCTGGAAAATGTAATGGTTCCAATGGAATTACGGGGAGAGAAAGGTGTAAGTAAACGGGCGCTGGAATTATTAGACAGAGTAGGGCTTGCCGCCAGGCAACATCATTATCCCATGCAATTGTCCGGAGGAGAGCAGCAGAGGGTTTCTTTGGCCAGAGCTTTTTCTAATCAGCCAAAAATTCTATTTGCCGACGAGCCCACTGGTAACCTCGATACAGAAACAAGCGAAAAAGTAGTAAATCTGATATTTGAGTTAAACCGGGAGAAAGGCACTACGCTAGTACTCGTCACTCATGATCTGGAACTGGCTGCCAAAACCGGAAGAATCATACGTATCAAAGGTGGGTCTGTAGTATCGGATACAATAACGGCCGACAGGGTTGAGACAAGCAGCAGATAGAATTAGATCTATAGTTCTATCATTAATCAGGAAGGAGCAATAATTTACCGGTGGTTTTACGCGATTCCAGGTCAATATGTGCCTGTTTTGCCTCAGCGAGCGGATATACATGTTCTATCTGAAGCTGCAGGCTACCATCGGCCACCCAGCCTAGTACCTGATTCGCTCTTGCTAGCAATTCCTCCCGTGTGAGCATATAATGCCCTAGTGTAGGACGGGTTAAAAAAATCGAGCCTTTCCCACTCAATATCAATGGATCAATCTGAGGTGCTGGTCCGCTCGAAGCCCCAAACAAAACCATGTATCCTCTGGGCATCAGACAATTAAGCCCTTTGTCGAACGTAGTTTTCCCTACAGAATCGTATACAGCCTGCACTCCTTTACCTTGGGTAATACGTTTAACTTCTGTTTCAAAATCTTGTTTCTCATACAGAATTACCTCGTGAGCGCCAGCTTTTCTGGATAGCTCTGCTTTTTCTTCCGTAGAAACAGTAGTAATCACAGTTGCCCCTAGATTTCTGGCTATTTGTGTAAGCAACAACCCAACACCTCCGGCACCGGCATGAATTAATACCGTATCGCCAGATTGAATAGGGTACGTGCTATAGCTTAGATAATGTGCTGTCATACCTTGCAGCATAATGGCCGCTGCTGATTTAAAATCAACTTCAGAGGGTATCACGACCAGCTTAGTTGCCGGAATTAAAGTATACTCAGCATACCCTCCTAACTGCATAGCATAAGCTACCCGGTCACCTGGTTTTACTTCTGTTACACCAGCGCCTACAGCCTCTACAATACCAGCAGCCTCCATCCCGGGACTAAATGGAAGTTTTCCTGGATAACGGCCGGTACGGTGATACACATCTATGAAATTTACACCAACAGCTTTTACCCTGATAAGCGCCTCTCCTGAACTTGGTTTGGGTATAGATATATCTTGGTATAGAAGTACTTCTGGTCCTCCGTATTGTGTAATCTGTATGGCTTTCATAAAAGTGATTGAATATGCAGAATACAGGCAAGTATCTGACTAATAATATTGGGGAAGCTATATGGTGTATAGCCTGGTCTCAAGTAAATAAAAATAGGATACGGAAAAATATTATACAGCCAGAGCGGCAATATTGATAAGCTAGTTACTAAAATAATTAAAATAATATAGTTAGGTGGTTTGTTTTAAAGCCTGTAAATCCCTAGCGTAACTGAGGATGCCAGAAAATATCCTACAGGAGAATCTGCAATATTAAAAAGATTTATTTTTTAACATCTTTATCAACCCATCCGCCATTATCACATACACTCATTGTGGAGGTAGATTTTACAGTAGTTTTACTTGGAGTGGCAAGTTGTAAGGCTAGAGCAATTAAGAAAGTAATCATAGTAGTAGTAGTTTTATATTGTCCGTGATTATTATAGCTCAAAATTGCTGAATAAAACACTTGTAAACCAGGAATGTTTGGCTTTGATCGTAACAGGCAGTATATAAAAGGAGATAGGCAGTTTATCGTAAATAAACTGAGGATTGCTGGCGCTGGCGGATAAATATAGACAAAAAATCTTAACAATAAATAGAATTTGTAACAAACGAAAGTGGTATTTTTGTTACATCTACTATATCTGCTGCGAAAAATAAGTGAAATTCATCCGGCAACCATAGATTGCCGGATGAATACAGGCACTTCAGCCTACTACTACTTAGGTGCCATTGATAATAACTTAATTGCTTATGACAAATGTATAGGGATTCATATTATAATAACAGGAAATATACAATGCTTTTGTAACATGCTGTAAATGGCTGTTATTATGTTGATTTTGAGGTTTAAACCAAGATAATACCTTAATTCCTAAATAAAATTATGGAAGAAATAAAGGAATTAGTCAAAATTGTAACAAATCGGGGAATAAAAAAAATATCATTGCTTGACTGGGATGAAAGAAAGAAAAGCAAGGATATGGAATTGTTTTATGGTATCCAAAAAGGCAATTATACTTCCGACGAAAAAGCAGCCCACTCCCTCTATGGAAGTACTCCAGATCAGGCGGCTTATAAAATGGCTAAGTCCAGATTAAGAAAAAAACTTCTTAACCATTTGTTTTTCCTGGACTTCAGCCGCTCAAGAATTTCGCACAAGTATGAACAGGAATGCCTGAATCTTCTGCACCAATCCAGGATGCTGGTAAACCTGGGAGAGCATAAAACTTCCGAACGATTGCTGAATAAATTATTCAAAATTTCTACCGAAACAGAATTTACCTATATCACAGTTTCGTGCCTCGAACTTTTACTTTATATCTATTCACAAACAGGAAAACACCGCTTATTTTACAAAAGCAAAGAAGTATTATTACATTATCGCACTATTGCCAGATACGAACAAGAGGCTGAAGATTACTATAACATGTCCAGGCTGGAACTAAGGCGATCGGTACAAACCAGAAAGGAATACTTGCCTAAACTAGTCCCAATTTTGGAGCGCCTTAAAAAAATATGGAAACAGTCACATTCATTTAATGCCTTTGAATATTATTATAAACTCAACCTGTTTTATTACGAACTTGTAGGTAATTACCAGGAAATTATTAATACGGCACGTGATTCAGATAAGCTGTATGCGCATGGAAAAATTAATACGATCCGGTTTGATCACAGGTTTAATAAGTTTATGAGTGTGAGCGCCTGCTTGCGTAATAAGGAGTATGATCAGGGTTTGCTATTGGCTAAAGACTATATTCATTCTTTTGATACGGCTTCCAGCAACTGGTTTGCCTTTATGGAGAATTATGTATTGCTAGCCATTCATGCTAAAAAGTATGAAACAGCTTTAAAGTTATTTATTGAGGTAGACCGTAATCCTTTTTTTACGAAACTCGCCCGACTAACTAAAGAAAGGTGGAATTTGTACAGAAGTTACCAGTATTTTGTATATCCACATGAAATTTTATTTACCGAATTCAATTATCAGACTTTAGTAGCCTCTGTTCCTGAATATAGCAAAGATAAACAGGGTTTTAATGTTGCTATTTTGATTCTTCAATTTTTGTATTATTTAAAAAAGGGAGATACAGATAGTTTGTTGCATCGGATAGAGGCAATGCGAAAATATGCCGGCACCCATTTAAGGGATAATTTCAGTGATCGCACCAGAGATATTTTCAAACTATTGATGTTAGTAGTGAAAGAAGACTTTCAGCCAGTTTTATGCCGCAAAAAAGGCAGATACCTCTATGAAAAATTACAGGATGTTGCTCCGCCAGGAGATGCCTATGCAGAAATAGAAATTATTCCTTATGAACACATATGGGAAATCATTTTGGAAATAATGGCTGAACAGACAGTGTTATAGAAAACCCTTTTTTTAATTTATTTTGATTGTGGGGCCTTATTAAAATATCGTAGCTTCAATTAATCGTTTCTCCAGAAAAATATCTCAAAATCAATTGTTACAAAATTCAATTTATGCAATAAATTTTTGTATGAACTTATTGTATAAAAATGCCAAAATTTGTAAAGATACACGTTTTTATTGTAGATGATGTTTGGTAATTGCTTGTTACTTTTCCCTCCTGATATTCCTTTTTTATGTTTTTTTTAAAAGGTACATTTGAAATAGTTACCAGTTTATCAAAAAGCTAATCAGCCTGAACAATCAATCAACCGGTTCTAAGTGGCCGGTTGACTGATTATTTCTGTCTGTAGGATTTGCTAAATAAAATCGTAACTAACTTATTTACAGATATATAAATAAAGTGCATGCTAAGTCTCATTATAGCTTATTATGTTACTTATCAGTATAATAGTTTAAAAGATTTTTTGAGAGGCATTGGCCAGATTTGATTTATCAGTATTTATAGTACCTAATCAGCAATTGTATATGTCTTCTCAATATTTTTCGAATCAAAAAAAATCAGAGGGCCGTATTCATTCCGATTCCGTGGTGGTTCGTTCGGGCAATGACCGCTTGCAAAGTGATATCATTAATTTAATGATGAGCCGCAATGATAATATCACCAGGGAGCAGGCTATTACTTTGCTGGAAACTTATGCGTCTGCTTTTGAGAAAATATTAAACCAACAACCTACCTCTATTGCTGCCAGAGGCGTATCCGTTTCTTCTGACTACCACGATAGTAATATTCCAGCAATCGATCACATTGAGAACTATCAGAAAGTATCTCCAATTCCGGTTTTAACCCATTGTCTTAATGTAGTATCGCATACGCAAACGGTTATGTGGGGATGTGTAGTACAGCTCTATGGAAAACATTTATCTTTCGACCGGAGCGATGAAAAACAAGGCATTTTTATGATTGAATCACAGACTCGCTTACCAAATAAAATACATACGCTTGTACGGGTTAAAGCAGAAAATA from Rhodocytophaga rosea carries:
- a CDS encoding GNAT family N-acetyltransferase, with the protein product MHSIFLQPPTLENKRVLLKPLSEEDFEGLIAVGLAPSLWAVSYNKIATKEDLQQYLRTAIQQRETGQAVPFTIIDKQTNKIAGSTRYGNISFDHKRLEIGWTWVGVEFQKTGLNRACKHELLQYAFETLLMQRVELKTDALNTQSREAMRKMGATEEGTLRRHMITEGGRSRDSVYFSIIADEWPKIRQEKFGQYIL
- a CDS encoding PfkB family carbohydrate kinase, with protein sequence MSLVVVGSVAFDAIETPFGKTDKIIGGAATFITLAASYFTKKINLVAVVGGDFLKSDIQMLQEHGVNTAGLQIKEDEKSFFWSGKYHNDMNSRDTLVTELNVLGTFDPVIPEEYQNCEYLMLGNLAPSVQKTVIQRLRKRPKLIVMDTMNFWMNIALSDLMETLTMVDVLSINDEEARQLAGEYSLVKAARKILTMGPKILIIKKGEHGALLFRENQVFFAPALPLEDVFDPTGAGDTFAGGFIGYLASTRDISFDNMKRAIIYGSAMASFCVEKFGTERLQHLSKAELESRVQEFVELVQFEIALA
- a CDS encoding OmpA family protein; protein product: MYQKIYSAFLIFLCSFFLSIQLSAQSKTAIAKIDKADKFFLINDFASALSLYLDLDKTEPKDALTNYRIGICYFNLSQKEKALPYFEYALSHKSENVPDKVYQYAGQLYHLSYRFDEAIKNFTAYKKSLEKTKAKTTEADRQIEISRNAGLLLKDTLNVFIQNVGSPINTAFTEYGPVISADESTLIYTTLKPNAAIKKTGSSANTEYEDISIAYRKDIGVYSTPVSIGLNTKTNIGSVGLSPDGQHLLIYMGGQTNNGDIYSCSLQGDKWANPVKLSSKINSAFQESSASLTPDQKTLYFASNRPGGLGGSDIYVVHKTSTGEWSDPTNMGAAVNTPYDEDSPFIHPDGKTLYFSSMGHNTMGGSDIFKSTLNGKNWSVPANMGFPINTVYDDNYFVLSADGKKGYYSSNRPGGAGGGDIYFLGIPEEQGVIPLTMMKGRIITGNKQVPTKIKVIDKENSEVINNVYDPNIKTGNYLIIFPPGKSYDMIIEAEGYMPYLVNICVPNQNYFYELYQEIHLKSIVQAGKHIGQEISVKNVFYDIEKDSTLFDPSKFGSNNLDLYDLMDNVIAASDTTALNYLLNMMYNEKSVDLSSVSSEPLTGTYYYDDAQGKLQPVVINGDTIYTLPAFKVVGDQITKAEPVVREAKEQITKETVIEPNKTYIIYFDTDKTDLKTDAMPELEKVYTYLKKNNSYGIKIAGFADADGSDERNKLISDNRAKAVAKYLSTKGITTTRITAKGYGQVPEAKKNEQEQDKKLHRKAEIMMVELNK
- a CDS encoding arylesterase; this translates as MLSIACMGCQQNAENENKQEGKEQTQKQASTAENNTQQSPKTILFFGNSLTAGYGLDPSQAFPALIQAKLDSLNLPYKVINSGLSGETTAGGKSRISWVLREKVDVFILELGGNDGLRGIDVQSTRQNLQAIIDTVKAKNPETRIVLAGMQIPPNMGPDYTAKFRGIFSELAEKNNTALIPFLLENVGGIPSLNLPDGIHPTPEGHKIVAENVWKVLQPVLTEGNM
- a CDS encoding ABC transporter ATP-binding protein, with protein sequence MSSILRVQNLTKSYQSGNRTLTVLDNVSFDLQAGDTFSIVGPSGSGKTTLLGLCAGLDRASSGSVYLNNVQLDNLTEDQRAQVRNQYVGFIFQNFQLMPTLTALENVMVPMELRGEKGVSKRALELLDRVGLAARQHHYPMQLSGGEQQRVSLARAFSNQPKILFADEPTGNLDTETSEKVVNLIFELNREKGTTLVLVTHDLELAAKTGRIIRIKGGSVVSDTITADRVETSSR
- a CDS encoding quinone oxidoreductase family protein codes for the protein MKAIQITQYGGPEVLLYQDISIPKPSSGEALIRVKAVGVNFIDVYHRTGRYPGKLPFSPGMEAAGIVEAVGAGVTEVKPGDRVAYAMQLGGYAEYTLIPATKLVVIPSEVDFKSAAAIMLQGMTAHYLSYSTYPIQSGDTVLIHAGAGGVGLLLTQIARNLGATVITTVSTEEKAELSRKAGAHEVILYEKQDFETEVKRITQGKGVQAVYDSVGKTTFDKGLNCLMPRGYMVLFGASSGPAPQIDPLILSGKGSIFLTRPTLGHYMLTREELLARANQVLGWVADGSLQLQIEHVYPLAEAKQAHIDLESRKTTGKLLLLPD
- a CDS encoding DUF4469 domain-containing protein, whose protein sequence is MSSQYFSNQKKSEGRIHSDSVVVRSGNDRLQSDIINLMMSRNDNITREQAITLLETYASAFEKILNQQPTSIAARGVSVSSDYHDSNIPAIDHIENYQKVSPIPVLTHCLNVVSHTQTVMWGCVVQLYGKHLSFDRSDEKQGIFMIESQTRLPNKIHTLVRVKAENIIFMIPGGLPPGNYNVELRARCPHSGDLHTGMLPDIIHVII